The DNA sequence CGTCATCTTGGCCATGTTGCGCAGCTTGCGGTGCATGTTGACCCGGGCCTTGCTGATGACGGCGGCGCGGATGTCGGGGCGCCAGGTCGGCCGCTGAAGGGCCGGCCACCGCTCGCCCTCCTTGTAGTGGCGGCCCTGGGGGCGCTCGCGGAGCTTGCCGATGCCGCCCTTCACCGTGGCCTTGATGGCCGAGAGGACGGCAGCCAGGGCCGGGTCGACCTGCTTGTGCCGCTCCATCGCGGTGAGGAACTGGCGGTCGTCCAGGTCCTTGGTGACGCCGAGGTCGGCGAGGGTGTCGACGTAGGCGGTCTTGAGCCGGTCGTGCCACGGGTCCAGGTACGCACCGGTCTCCCGGCGCAGGTACGCCTCGATCGGGTGGACATCGTAGCCAAGCTCCTGGGCGTAGGCGACGGTGTGCGTCTGGTACCAGGCCGGGCCCGTCGGACCGGTGCCGTCCGGCGTGAAAGGGCTGGGCAGGCGCGGGTCCAGCTCGATGTGAGACAGGTCGACCAGCCAGCTGCCGGGGATCTTCGGGTTGAACTTCGGGGTGTGGAAGTGGTCGGGGGCGGACAGGCCGACGACCAGGCGGGCCGCGGCCGCGAGGAAGGCGGTGTTGAGGTCCAGGCCGACTGAGAAGGGCAGCATGCATTCCTCATCGGTGAGCGTGTCCACCGACCGCACCCACTGGTACGCCTCCTCGTTGAGGAATCCGCCTCTCCAGCCGGAGTTCACCACGACGGGGTGTTCGGCGATGGCCTCCGGCGGCGCCGGGTCCATCGGATCCGTCCCCAGGCTCCCGGGGTTGTGGCCCGACACCCAGTTCCCGGTCTCCGGGTCTTGCACGGCCTTCGTCGGCGGGCGCAGCGCCGTCATCAACTCCAGGCCGGAGACGGCGGTGGAGCCGCGCGGGGTGATGACCCGCTGGGCATAGACACCGAGGACACGGGCGATGTCGGCCGGCTCCATCTCGGAGACGCCCGGCCAGGAACGCTCATCGAGGGCGTCCCAGGACAGGATCGCCAGTTGCACGCACTGCCGCTCCCGGCCCTGCGCCTTGCGGTAGATCCGCGCCCACGGGCCGAATCCTCGCTGCGTGAGCTGCCACTTCGCGCGTCCCACCTGCTTGACCACCGGGTGGTCCTCCGGCAGGCGCAGGGAGCGGCGCAGCTCGTGGCCCTCCAGGCGCTCGGGCAATCCGAGCTTCACGGCGGCCGCCGCGGTGAGCACGATCAGCGGGTCGGAGTCCTTGCCATACCGGTGCAGCTTCGCCGCGCCGAGGCCGGACTCGCGCAGCGTCCACTCCACCAGCTCCACCACCGTGGTCGCCGGACAGTCCAGCACGATTCCGTCGATGCCGTAGGCGGAGCCGTCCCCGTCCAGTACGGCGAGCGGGCCGTGCGGGAACCGCGGGTCGGCCGCGGGCTTGACGGCCTTCTTCGCCGCCGGACGCCGCGACGACGTCGCCGGGCGCGCGGACGGACGGGTGGGACGCTCGGACGCCGCAGGGGCGGCGGGCGCCTCCACCGGCGCGGCGGCCTCCGGCTCAGCCTCGGGCGCGGTCTGGCCGGTGAACCTCTCCGGCGCCTCCGGCTGCGGCGCAGCGGCCGGAGCGGGTGCGGCGGCGGGAGCACCGTGCGCGGGATACTTCGCCGCCCAGCCGTTCAGCAGTCGCTGGTATGCCTCCAGGCGCGGCGACTTCGGCTCGGAGCGTCCGTTCTCGTAGTTCTTCACCGTCTGCGTCGACGTCTTCAACGCGACCGCGAGGCGGGCCTGGGTGATGCCAGCGGCCTCGCGCAGCCGGGCGCGCTCCGCCGGAGGCGGGAGCTGGGGTTCCTCCTCCAGCAGCGCGTCGACCGACGCGAACAGCTCTTCCTCAGTTGCCATATCTCTCTACCTCCACCCCGAACACTAGCATCCCTTACCTCAACGTTTAACCCATTCATTTAACCTGGGTTGAGAATTCTGGTAGGGTGATCTTGACCTTACGCAGAGCAGCACAGACGCCAGCAGGAGGGGACAGTGGAGGGATCGGGCAAGGCGCCGGACTTGTCGTCTGGAGCACCGGGGCAACCCCCGGAAGCGGGCCCGGCTGGGCCTCCTGCAACAGCTCCGGTCAGCGCTTGGTCCGAGGAGGTCCTCACCAACACCGTCCTGCCCGGCGCTCTGGAGGGCGCGGTTCCTCAGGCCCGGCCGGTGGTGGTGTACGTCCTGGGGCAGCCTGGCAGCGGCAAGACCACGGTCATCGGCCTCGTGCACGCCGCACTGGCGGCGCGGGGCGGTGCGGTGCGGGTCGACCGCGACACCTACAAGGCCCACCATCCCCACTACAGCCAGTACCTGGCCGAGGACGTACGCACCGCCGGGGAACGGGTCCGGCCGGAGACGTACCGGTGGCAGGCCGCCGTGGAGGCCGCGGCGCGCGAGGGCTACTACGACGCGGTCGTCGAGGTACCGCTGGCCCGCCCGGAGGACTTCCTCGCCGGCGCACTCGCGTCCCGGCAGGCGGGCTACTGGGTGGAAGTCGTGGCCCTGGCCGTGTCCTGGGCGGTGAGCGAACTCAGTGCCCTGGAGCGGTATCTGCACCTTGCCCAGAAGGCGCACCGCGTGTTCGTCATCCGGCGCGGCGAAGAGACGGCTCTGGACGTCCTCTACGACAGCGAACTCGGTTCCAGCGGGCGTTTGCTCCGCCCGGCAGACGCGCCGGGCGCGGTGCTCACCGAATGGCGTCGGCCGTGGGGCGCCAGG is a window from the Streptomyces asiaticus genome containing:
- the tap gene encoding telomere-associated protein Tap — encoded protein: MATEEELFASVDALLEEEPQLPPPAERARLREAAGITQARLAVALKTSTQTVKNYENGRSEPKSPRLEAYQRLLNGWAAKYPAHGAPAAAPAPAAAPQPEAPERFTGQTAPEAEPEAAAPVEAPAAPAASERPTRPSARPATSSRRPAAKKAVKPAADPRFPHGPLAVLDGDGSAYGIDGIVLDCPATTVVELVEWTLRESGLGAAKLHRYGKDSDPLIVLTAAAAVKLGLPERLEGHELRRSLRLPEDHPVVKQVGRAKWQLTQRGFGPWARIYRKAQGRERQCVQLAILSWDALDERSWPGVSEMEPADIARVLGVYAQRVITPRGSTAVSGLELMTALRPPTKAVQDPETGNWVSGHNPGSLGTDPMDPAPPEAIAEHPVVVNSGWRGGFLNEEAYQWVRSVDTLTDEECMLPFSVGLDLNTAFLAAAARLVVGLSAPDHFHTPKFNPKIPGSWLVDLSHIELDPRLPSPFTPDGTGPTGPAWYQTHTVAYAQELGYDVHPIEAYLRRETGAYLDPWHDRLKTAYVDTLADLGVTKDLDDRQFLTAMERHKQVDPALAAVLSAIKATVKGGIGKLRERPQGRHYKEGERWPALQRPTWRPDIRAAVISKARVNMHRKLRNMAKMT